The following are from one region of the Methyloversatilis discipulorum genome:
- a CDS encoding NnrU family protein has product MIWLIAGLVLVIGVHSLRLVSPGLREQVIARHGAMRWRLLHSGASLVGLVLLIWGYGEARAEPLWLWIPPVWSRHAAALLMLPSFVLLAASLLPGSRIAARLRQPLAASVKIWAFAHLLANGTLADLLMFGSFLAWAVLSFTLLRRREAHLPVPPGSAAGDLKVVLAGVAGWAVFAFWLHGLLIGVRPFG; this is encoded by the coding sequence ATGATCTGGTTGATTGCAGGACTGGTGCTGGTGATCGGTGTGCATTCATTGAGGCTGGTTTCACCCGGCCTGCGCGAGCAGGTGATTGCGCGGCACGGCGCGATGCGCTGGCGCCTGCTGCATTCGGGCGCGTCGCTCGTCGGCCTGGTGCTGCTGATCTGGGGCTACGGCGAGGCGCGGGCGGAGCCGCTGTGGCTGTGGATACCGCCGGTGTGGTCGCGTCACGCCGCCGCGCTGCTGATGCTGCCTTCATTCGTGCTGCTGGCGGCTTCGCTGCTGCCGGGCTCGCGCATCGCCGCCCGGCTGCGCCAGCCGCTGGCCGCGTCGGTGAAGATATGGGCGTTCGCCCACCTGCTGGCCAATGGCACGCTGGCCGACCTGCTCATGTTCGGCAGTTTCCTCGCGTGGGCGGTGCTGTCCTTCACGCTGCTGCGTCGGCGCGAGGCGCATCTGCCGGTGCCGCCGGGCTCGGCGGCCGGCGATCTGAAGGTGGTGCTGGCCGGCGTCGCCGGCTGGGCCGTGTTCGCGTTCTGGCTGCACGGCCTGCTGATCGGCGTGCGGCCCTTCGGCTGA
- a CDS encoding PPC domain-containing DNA-binding protein, producing MMTVHIERLRPGDDLRRSLEQWAKRQDLGAAFVLSAVGSLSPAMLRLAGRDTPTVIDGDSELLTLSGTISAHGVHLHLSVADAHGQVTGGHLLAGSIVRTTVELVLGIASGWEIRREIDPLTGYEEMVAENHDELLGARGPD from the coding sequence ATGATGACCGTGCACATCGAGCGCCTGCGCCCGGGCGACGACCTGCGGCGCAGCCTCGAACAATGGGCTAAGCGGCAGGACCTCGGCGCCGCATTCGTGCTGTCGGCCGTCGGCAGCCTGTCGCCGGCCATGCTGCGGCTGGCCGGGCGGGATACGCCGACGGTGATCGACGGCGACAGCGAACTGCTGACGCTGTCCGGCACGATCAGCGCGCACGGCGTGCATCTGCACCTGTCGGTGGCCGACGCGCACGGACAGGTGACCGGCGGTCATCTTCTTGCCGGCAGCATCGTGCGCACGACGGTGGAACTGGTGCTCGGCATCGCCAGCGGTTGGGAAATCCGCCGCGAGATTGACCCGCTCACCGGCTACGAGGAAATGGTGGCCGAGAACCACGACGAACTGCTCGGTGCGCGCGGCCCGGACTGA